AGGGAAGTGGAACGTTCGGCGTTGAGGCGACGATCGGCACGGCGATACCTATTAACGGAAAGCTCTTAATTATGGCTAACGGTGCCTATGGAATGCGAATTCAGGATATTGCACGTGTACTAGGAATCCAACATAGAACGATCATCTTCTCGCCGGATCAATTGCTTGATGTCGAACAATTAAATGCTGCTTTGGAGCGGGATGCTGATATTACACACGTTGCTCTCGTGCATTGTGAAACGACAACAGGAATTCTAAATCCTCTAGAAGAGCTACTTAAGGTTATCAAAAGACATAACAAAATCGCAATCGTTGATGCGATGAGCAGCTTTGGTGGCATGCCCATTGCTGTCGAGGAGTGGGGCATCGATTATTTAATTAGCAGCGCGAACAAATGTATTCAAGGCGTTCCGGGCTTCAGCTTTATTATTAGCCTTAAGAGTGAATTAGCGAAGTGTAAAGGAAATGCTAGGTCATTGTCTCTGGATTTGTACGATCAATGGCAGGTGATGGATAAGGAAGCTGGCAAGTGGCGATTTACTTCTCCCACGCATGTCGTTCGGGCGTTCTATCAAGCTCTTATTGAATTAGAGCAAGAAGGCGGAATCGAGAAACGTTATGCAAGATATGTTCATAATCAGCAAACGTTAGTGCGTTTAATGGAGCATGCCGGATTTACAGCTTTTTTACCTGAAGTGTTGCATTCGCCTATTATTACAACCTTTGAATATCCGAATAATGATCGATTTACATTTGAATCTTTGTATGAATTCCTCAAAGAAAAGGGCTTCGTTATATACCCAGGCAAATTAAGCGAGGCGGAGGTTTTCAGAATCGGTACCATTGGGGACGTCCATCCAGAGGATATTGTTAAGCTGTGTGAAGCGGTGTCGACCTACGTTACAACTACACTACGGGAGTGCTGATGCGATAATGAAAGTACAAGGAATTATTTTAGATTGGGCAGGAACAGCAGTCGATTATGGGTGCATGGCTCCGGTGCATGTATTCTTGGATATATTCAGAACAAAAGGGATCGAGCCGACGTTGGAGGAAGTACGGGCGCCAATGGGCTTTCTGAAATGGGATCATATAAAGACGATGCTGGAGATGCCGCGAATTGGCAAGCTATTCGAAGAGCAGATTGGGCGTCCCTATACGGATAGCGATGTCGATCAAATGCACGATGAGTTTGAACCGAAGCTACTAGCAATCTTACATCAATTTGCCGATCCAATTGAGCACGTGATTAATGTAGTCGATCAATTACGGCAGACAGGCTTGAAGATCGGTGCAACAACAGGATATAACGATGCCATGATGAATATTGTTGCCAGCAAGGCAAGCGAGAACGGCTATGCACCTGACTATTGGCTAACGCCGGATTCAGTGAACGGTAAGGGACGTCCTTCTCCCTATATGATCTATAAAAATATGATTCAGCTGGATATGGGGCTGGTCTCACAGGTTGTGAAGGTTGGAGACACAGCATCAGATATACAAGAGGCAAGGAATGCCGGAGTTTGGGCAGTTGGCATCGTTAAAGGAAGCTCGATGCTAGGCTTGACTCAGGATGAAGTTAACGCAATGGAAGATAGCAAGCTTAGCGATCTAATAGAAGCAGCTAAGCAACGTTTCTTACAATATGGAGCCCATTATGTAATAGAGGACATGTCTCAGCTACCCGACATTATTGAAGCGATTAATACCCGCCTTATCGGAGGGGGACATCCAAGTGGAAATTAAATCTTATTTAAGAACCGAAGGCGACATTAATATATCTCCGGAGCGTGGGCAATGGCAGGAGGCTCATTTGAGTGAGCAAACGATGGATGTGCTAGACAATGACAGCCGTTATTTTCTTCATCAATCGATGTCGACGCCATGCTTGAATGTCATTAAGAACGCGGAAGGCATTTATTTAGAG
This portion of the Cohnella abietis genome encodes:
- the phnW gene encoding 2-aminoethylphosphonate--pyruvate transaminase; this translates as MEKPYILLTPGPLTTTLSVKEVMLKDWCTWDNDYKQIVQSIRHKLLHLGQASEDLYTSVLLQGSGTFGVEATIGTAIPINGKLLIMANGAYGMRIQDIARVLGIQHRTIIFSPDQLLDVEQLNAALERDADITHVALVHCETTTGILNPLEELLKVIKRHNKIAIVDAMSSFGGMPIAVEEWGIDYLISSANKCIQGVPGFSFIISLKSELAKCKGNARSLSLDLYDQWQVMDKEAGKWRFTSPTHVVRAFYQALIELEQEGGIEKRYARYVHNQQTLVRLMEHAGFTAFLPEVLHSPIITTFEYPNNDRFTFESLYEFLKEKGFVIYPGKLSEAEVFRIGTIGDVHPEDIVKLCEAVSTYVTTTLREC
- the phnX gene encoding phosphonoacetaldehyde hydrolase, which produces MKVQGIILDWAGTAVDYGCMAPVHVFLDIFRTKGIEPTLEEVRAPMGFLKWDHIKTMLEMPRIGKLFEEQIGRPYTDSDVDQMHDEFEPKLLAILHQFADPIEHVINVVDQLRQTGLKIGATTGYNDAMMNIVASKASENGYAPDYWLTPDSVNGKGRPSPYMIYKNMIQLDMGLVSQVVKVGDTASDIQEARNAGVWAVGIVKGSSMLGLTQDEVNAMEDSKLSDLIEAAKQRFLQYGAHYVIEDMSQLPDIIEAINTRLIGGGHPSGN